The sequence GGAAGCCGTCGCCGGACCAGGCCGCCGACCTGTACCGGCACGGTGCCCGCTTCGGCACCACCCTCCAGGTCACCCCGGACCTGTGGCCGCCGGACCGGGCGGCCTTCGAGACCTACTGGCAGGCGGGCCTGGCGAAGATCGAGATGGACGACGTCACCCGCGGCTACCTGCGCGACCTCGCCGAGATGCGCTTCCTGCCCGCGCCCGTCCACTGGACGCTCGGCCGGTTCCACCGCTTCCTGACGCTCGGCTTCCTGCCCCAGCCGTTCCGCGACGAGCTCGGCTTCCCCTGGACGGCCCGCGACCAGGCGCGCTTCGACCGCTTCGTCCGCGTGCTGGCGGCGAGCAACCGCGCCCTGCCGCGCCCTGCCCGGGAGTTCCCCTTCAACCTCTACCTCCGCGACGTCCGCCGCCGCATCAGGAACGGGCGCCCGATCGTGTGACCGCGTCCCGGGCCCTCAGGGCCGCGGGTCCTCCGCGGTGTCCTCCCCGGTGTCCTCCGCGGCCTTCGCGCCCTCCCGCCCGGACGGCCTGATCTGGAGTTCGAAGTCGCCCTCGTGGTGGGTGACGCCGGCGATGACGGCGTCCTCCAGGACCTCGGCGCCCTTGTGCTGGCGGCGCATCATCGGGTCGGAGCGCACGTCCTTCGCCAGCGCGACGCACAGCAGGATCAGCACGATCGCGAACGGCAGCGCGCCGATGAACGTGATGTTCTGGATGCCGTTGAGGGCCTTGTCCCCGCCGATCACCAGCATGATCGCGGCGACCCCGCCGGTCATCGCGCCCCAGAAGATCACGACCCAGCGGGACGGAGAGGTCGAGCCGCGCTGCGACAGCGTGCCCATGACGATCGACGCGGCGTCCGCGCCGGACACGAAGAAGATCGCCACGAGCACCATGACGACGACCGCGGTCACCGCCAGCCACGGCAGGTGGCCGAGGACGTTGAAGGTGATCTGCTCCTCGGTGCCGTTCCCGAACGGGTTCAGGCCCCTGCGCTGCTGGTCGATGGCCGTCCCGCCGAAGATCGCGAACCAGACCACGCTGACCGCGCTCGGCACGAGGATCACGCCGCCGACGAACTGCCGGATGGTGCGGCCGCGGCTGATCCGGGCCAGGAACATCCCGACGAACGGCGCCCAGGAGATCCACCACGCCCAGTAGAAGATCGTCCAGTTGGACAGGAACGTCTTCATCGGCTCGCCGCCCGTCGCCCCGGACCGGGACGCCATCTGCCCGAAGTCCTGGATGTAGACGCCGAGCGAGGTGGGCAGCAGCTCCAGGATGAACACGGTCGGCCCCACCACGAACACGAAGACCGCGAGGACGATGGCCAGCACCATGTTGATGTTGGACAGCCACTGGATGCCGCGCGCGACCCCCGACACCGCCGACACCACGAAGCAGACCGTCAGCACCACGATGATCAGCACGAGGACGGTGGTGCCGAGCGAGGAGATCCAGCCCGCCTCCTGCATCCCGGTCCGGATCTGCAGCGCCCCGATGCCGAGCGAGGCGGCCGAGCCGAACAGGGTGGCGAACAGCGCGAGGATGTCGATGACCTTGCCCGCCGGGCCCGCGGCGCGGCGGCGGCCGAGCAGCGGGACGAACGCCGAGCTGATCAGCTGGCTGCGCCCCCGGCGGTAGTGGCTGTACCCGATCGCGAGGCCGAGCACGGCGTAGATCGACCACGGGTGCAGCGTCCAGTGGAACATCGTGGTCGCCATGGCCGTCTCGATCGCGGCCTCGCTCTGCGCCGGGTCGGTGCCGGGCGGCGGCTCGACGAAGTGCGTGAGGGGCTCGGCCACGCCGAAGAACATCAGCCCGATTCCCATGCCCGCGCTGAACATCATCGCGACCCACGAGACGGTGTGGAACTCCGGCTCGTCCTCCTCCCGGCCGAGCGGGATGCGGCCGTACCGGCTGAACGCCAGCCACAGCGAGAAGATCACGAAGCCGGTGGCGGCGAGGACGAACAGCCAGCCGAGGTTCGTCAGCAGCCAGCCCAGCATCGTGTCCGCGGCCGAGCTGAGGCCGCCGGTGTCGGCCCCGCCCCAGACCACGAACGAGGCCGAGAGCACGGCCGCGACGCCGTAGACGATCCAGTCGGTGTGCGGCCGTCCGTGCTTGACGAGACTCACGGGCTCGGTGCCGGGGTACTCGTCCCGCTCGCCGGGCTCGGGCTTGCTCCTCTCCATAGCCCGGTGTCCTGCCCGGAAGTTCACCATTCAGTTACGCGGCGAAGCGATTCGCGCGCAAAGTTTTCGGGATCCGGAAACCGCGCGCCCCGTCCTCCCAGCGGCCTGCAGCGCCGGATCCGGTGCAGTCCGGGGCGACACCGGGGGAATTTCCGTCCTGGATCCCGCCGCACCTGACCTTGGCCGTTATCAGCCGCCTGTGAAGGAAACACTGGAGAAGGGGGGTTTTGATGGCTGAACAGGATGTGGCACTGGAGCATTTGCTGGCAGCGGTGGAGCAGGCGCCGCCGGTCGAATCCTCAGCGGTGATCGGCCGCATCCTGGCCGAGCAGCTCGACGCCTCGGACGTGTGCTTCATGCTCACCGACTTCGCCGGTGACTCGTTGTGGCGGCTGCCCGCCGAAGTCCGGTTCGGAGAGGGCAAGAACGACCGGGAGGAGCTGAGCGGCAGCCTGTACGACCAGGTGATCAGTTCCCAGCGGCTCCTCGTGACCGAGTCGCCCGGACCCGCGGGCGGGTTCGATCCCGGGTGGCGGGTGGTGGCGCCGGTGACCAACCGCGGCGACGCGATCGGCGTGCTGGAACTGACGATGCGGGAACGGCCCGGCGAGCGGCAACGCATGCACGTCGCACAGGCCGCGCACGCCATGGCCTACATCGTGGTGGCCAACCGCCGCTTCACCGACCTGTACGAATGGGGACGGCGCAGCGTGCCGGTGTCGCTGGCCGCCGAGATCCAGCACAACCTGCTGCCGGACGCGTTGTCGTGCGAGGCCGGCCAGGCCACCATCGCCGGGAGCCTGGAGCCGGCCGGTCACATCGCCGGCGACACCTTCGACTACAGCCTGGACGAGCACAGCCTGTACATCTCCATCACCGACGCCATGGGCCACGATGTGCCCGCCGCGATGCTCGCCACACTGCTGGTGGGCGCCCTGCGCAACGCTCGCCGCTCGCGCGCCGGCCTGGCCGCACAGGCTCGGGCGGCCGACCGGGCCGTGACCGACTACGGGCAGGACGCCACCGCCACCGGCCAACTGCTGAGCATCGACCTGGCCACCGGCCGCGCCCTGTTCGTCAACGCCGGCCATCCCTGGCCGCTGCGCCTGCGCGACGGGCGCGTCACCATGATCGAACCTCATATCGACCCGCCCTTCGGCGTGCCCAACCCCGACGGTCACCGGGTGCAGGATTTCGACCTGGCCCCCGGTGACCGGGTGGTGCTGCTCACCGACGGCATGATCGAACGCACCACCACCGCCCTGGACCTGCCCGCCCTCATCGCGGACGGCTCCGGACTGCACCCCCGCGAAGCGGTCCGGTCCATGACCCGCGCGCTGCACGAGGTCAGCGGCGGCGAACTCCGCGACGACGCCACCGTCATCTGCCTGGACTGGCACGGCCCCGGCTCCAGCCGGCGCACCCCTCTCGACCAGTAGGCCGGAACCAGCCGACAACGCGGTCGCAGGTGCCCTCGCCCGTATCCCCTGACCTGCTGGTTCAGGTGCGTGCCTTGTTCACGGCGTCGACGAGGTCCTCGACGTCCGCGATCGTGGTGCGGTGGCTGATGACGCAGGCGCGCAAAGCGGCGCGCCCGTCCAACCGGACGGGGCTGATCCACGCGCGCCCGCTCCCCACGACCGCGCGGGCGAGCGCGTCGTGGCGCTCCCACGTCCCGTCGCCCGGGTCGGCGAAGCAGACGACGGGGAGCGGGGTGTCGTTGACGATCTCCCAGCCCGTCGCGGTGAGCCCGTCGCGCAGCGCGTCCGCCAGTCCGGCGTCGTGTTCGAGCTGCTCGGCGTAGCCCGCGCGGCCGGCGACGGCGAGGCTGAGGAACAGCTTGAGGCCCATGAACCGGCGCGACCACTGCTGGCTCGAGGTGTAGGGGTCGACGGTGCCGTGGATCTCGTCCGGCATGTAGGACGTGGTGACCCGGAAGGTCTCCGCGAGGCCCTCGGCGTCGGTGGTGAGCAGCGCGCCCGCGCCCATCGGGACGCTCAGCCACTTGTGCGCGTCGAGCGTGATCGAGTCGGCGCGCTCGATGCCGTCCAGGGCGGGCCGCAGCAGGTCCGACAGGGCCGCGGCGCCACCGTAGGCGGCGTCCACGTGCAGGCGGAGGCCGTGGGCCGCGCAGAGGTCGGCCAGGTCGTGCGTCGGGTCGATCGCCCCGGCGCCGGTGGTGCCGGCCGTCGCGACGACGAGGAACGGCAGGTCGCCGCGTGCGCGGTCGGCGGCGACCAGCTCGGCCAGCCGCGCGGCCTCCATCCGCAGCCGGGGCCCGGTCGGGACCAGGCGCACCGCCTCCCGCCCGATACCGGTGGCGTGCGCGATCTTCAGCCAGGCCAGGTGGCTCTCGGCCGACGCGTACAGGACCGGACGGCCGGGCAGCGCTCGCAGTCCCTTCTCGCCGTACTCGGGCCAGGTCCGGGTCAGCGCCAGCAGCACGGCCGTCAGGTTCGCCTCGGCGCCCCCGCTCGTGAACGACCCGGCCACCCGTTCAGGCGGGTAGCCGAGCCGTCCGCCCAGGAAGCGCAGCAGGTGCGCCTCGATCTCCGCGGCGGCGGGCGCGTGCGACCACGCGGCCAGCTGCGGGTTGAACGCCGCCGCGAGCGTCTCGCCGACCACGCCCATCAGGGTCGGCGTCGGGTTGAACAGCCCGAAGTAGCGGGGATGCGTGGTGTGGACGGTGGTCGCCCGCAGCAGCTCCGCGACCCCGTCGACCACCGTGCCGGGTGCGACGGGACGGACGAAGTCGTAGGCGCCGATCGCGTCCCGCAGCGCGCCCACGTCCACGGGCGCGCTCACGTCCCGCCCGGCGATCCGCTCGCGCTCCTCCCGCAGCAGGTCGACGACCTGCCGCCACACGCGCTCGGCGCCTTCCGCGGGCGGGTCGAAGGAGGCTCGTCCAGAGGGGAAGTCGTCCATGCGTCCGAGCATGATGCGCACCGACCCCCACCCCAAGTGGCAGAAGTGACCATCACCGCTAAATTAGTGACATGCACAAGTTGGCCGTCGCCGTCACCGAAGGCGTGCCGATCTTCGAGCTGGCGATCCCGTGCGAGGTGTTCGGGTACGAGCGCCCCGGGCTCGCCGACTCCTGGTACGACTTCCGCCTCTGCGCCGCCCCCGGTACCCGCACCACCGCCGGTTTCGCCCCGCAGGCCGAGCACGGTTTCGACGCGCTCGCGGCCGCCGACACCGTCGTGGTCCCCGCCTGCGCGAGCGTCGTCGACGAGCAGCCGCCGGACCTGGTCGACGCCGTCCGCGCCGCGCATGACAACGGCGCCCGCATCGTCTCGCTGTGCACGGGCGCGTTCGTTCTCGCCGCCGCGGGCCTCCTGGACGGACGCCCGGCGACCACCCACTGGATGCACGCGGGCCAGCTGGCCGCCCGTCATCCGGAGGTCCTGGTGGACGCATCCGTCCTCTACATCGACGACGGCGACGTCCTGACCAGCGCGGGCACCGCCGCCGGGCTCGACCTGTGCCTGCACGTCGTCCGCAACGACCACGGCGCCGCCGTCGCGAGCGCCCTGGCCAAGCGCCTGGTGATGCCCGCGCACCGTCCCGGCGGCCAGGCCCAGTACATCGACGCGGCCGTCCCCCTGACCGACGCGGACGAACTGGGCCCGCTCCTCGACTGGGCGCGCGAGCGCCTGCACGAGCCGCTCACCGTCGCCGCGCTGGCGCGCCGCGCCAACGTCACCACCCGCACGCTGATCCGCCGCTTCCACGCCGCGACCGGCACGACCCCCATGGCCTGGCTGCGCGGCATCCGCGTCGACTACGCGCGCGAACTCCTGGAGACCACGTCCCTCCCGGTCGACCAGATCGCCGAGCGCTCCGGCCTCGGCAGCCCGGCCAACCTCCGCCACCACTTCACCCGGGTGGTGGGCGTCCCCCCGACCGCCTACCGCCGCACCTTCGCGCCCGCCCCGTGAGCTGTCCCGCGTCCGGCCGGGCCCGGGGCGTCATGGTTCCAGCGCCCGGACGATCGCGGCCTCCACCGCGGAGGCGTCCGCCGACGTCCGCGACGAAGGCGGCCACCTGTGCGTCGGAGAGCATGAGCACACGATGGCCGCCTCGGCGGGATCACCGCCAACGGTTATCCGCGTCAGAAGACGGGGGTGCCGTTCCGGACGAGCTTCCAGTTCTCGACGTGGAACGTCGCGGGGTCGATGGTGCCCGCGGCGGACGCGTACTCGACGATCGCCTCGCGGATCGCCACCTGGGCGTTGTAGACGACCGGGGCCGTGGCGATGTGGGGGAAGCCGCCGCCGCCCGACTGGCGGTAGTTGTTGACGGCGACCACGAACTTCTGGTCGCCGGCGACGGGCGTGCCGTCGTAGGCCAGGTCGGTGATGCGCGAGCCTTCGGGCTCGGCGATGTCGACGTTGTAGGTGACGCCGGAGAACTGGTCGTAGTTGTAGTCGGGGCGGTTGTTCGCGTTCGTCCACGAGGCCGGGTCGACCGGGGCGCCGGGGTCGACCGGCTTGAAGTACTGGGCCGAGTACTCCAGGTAGGCCTTGATCTGGGACCCCGTCAGGATGCTCGCCAGCAGCGTGTTGTCGTAGATGTAGAGGCCGGCGATGTCGCGGATCGTGACCTTGCCCGCCGGGAAGGTCGCGGCGCGGCTGAAGGGCGCGGCGATCGAGACGACCGGCAGGGACGCGTTCTCGGTGCCCGCGACCGCCTCCTTGACCTTCGCGGTCTGCACCTGGTGGACGTAGTCCAGGATCGCGGTGTCCTTCCAGCACGACTCCGCCGCCGACATCTCCTCGGTGGAGGAGGCGACCTCCTTGTTGACGTAGGCGACGACCGCGTCGTGCTGCTTCTTGACGAGCGTGACGAGCGCCGGGTCCTCCTCGACCGTGTTGCTGTTCACGGTCGTCGCGGACTTGCCGGTGACCTTCCAGCGGCCCCGCTCGTGGACGAGGGTGAGGTCGAAGACCGACAGGCGCTGGCCCCAGCATTTCGGCTCGCTCATCACGACCGTCCGGCCGGTGGCCTTGTTGGTGACGAACCGCTCGGGTATCTCCAGGTGCGCGTGCCCGAACAGGATCGCGTCGATGCCCGGCACCTGTTCGGCGACCAGGGCGGCGGCGTTCTCGACGGGCAGGGCGTCGCCGTAGGACGAGGTGCCGCTGTCGCCGGAGTGGGCGCTGACGACCACGACGTCGGCGCCCTTCGCGCGGATGACCGGCACCCAGCGCCGGGCCGTCTCCACCAGGTCCAGAAAGTCGAGCTTGCCAGAGACGTTGGCCTTGTCCCAGATCGCTACCCCCGGGTTGGTGAGGCCGAGCAGCCCGACGCGGATCGGCGGGAGGCCTCGCACCCGCATCGTCTTGATCATGTACGGCAGGTAGGCGGGGCGGCGGGTGCCCGCGTGGACGGCGTTGGCGGCGAGCACCGGCGCGTCCATCTGCTCGATCCACCGGTCCAGGAACGGGATGCCGTAGTTGAACTCGTGGTTGCCGAGGGCCACGGCGTCGTAGCCGACGGCGTTCATCTGCCGCGCCATCGGGTGGATCCCGCCGGTCTTCGTGATCGGCTCGACGGAGGCGTAGTAGAAGCCGAGCGGGGTGCCCTGGATCGTGTCGCCCGCGTCGAAGAGCAGGGTGCGGTCGCGGCCGCGGTCGGCGCGGACCTGGTTCACCAGGCTGGAAATGCGCGCCAGCCCGACCACGTTGCCGCCGCTGTCGGTGTACTCGGCGTCCTTGTAGTAGTCCCAGTCGACGGCGTGGCTGTGCAGGTCGGACGTGCCCATGACGGTGATCGTCACGGAGCGGCCGCGGGGCGCGGCCTGCGCGGGACCGGGCCATCCGGCCACGGCGAGCGCGCTCGCGGCGGTGAGGCCGCCGAGGACCTGCCTGCGACTGACGTCCGGCACGCGGCACGAGCACCAGCGGGGCTCGGGTGCCTTCGGATTCTGCATGACGCTCTCGTTCCTTCGGCGGAGGGGACGGCAGAACGATAGAGGCGCAGCTCACGATCGCTTTCGGCGAGATTCTCCGATCCTTGGGCGGATTCGTTGGCAGTCCTTGTGCAGCACCCCTGACCTGGGGCTGTTTGATCTTGTGCCGCGGACCTGCGGACACCGGTCGGCCGCGGCCGGTAGCGTCCCTCGGGCCAAGATCAACTCGACCGATCGGAGCTGTCCTTGCGGACGCGCGACAGGAAGACGACGGGAACGTGGCGGAGGCTCGCCGGCGCGGTGGTGCTGGCAGGCGGGACGGTTCTGGCGAGCGGGGCGGTCGCCGGCCTCGGGGCCGCGGCGCACGCCGACGAGCCGCCGCCCACGCCGAAGATCATCGGTGGGACGCCGGCCGACCAGGCCTACCCGTTCATGGCCTCCTTGGAGTACGAGCGGAACGGCAACCCCGACTCGCACCGCTGCGGTGGCGGGCTGATCGACGGGGAGTGGGTGGTCACCGCCGCCCACTGCGTGACCCAGGCGGGCCAGAACGGGGCGCCCTACTCGGTGATGGACCCGGGGCTGTTCCACGTGCGGGTCGGGTCCAACGACCGGACGCAGGGCGGCACCGTCGCCAAGCTCAAGGGGATCGTCGTCCACCCTGGCTACCAGTACCTGGACGACCGTTCCGAGGGGAAGGACATCGCGCTCCTGCACCTCGACACCGCGGTGCCGCAGACGCCCGTCCGGCAGGCCACGACCATTCCCGCGCCGGGGACGCCGGTCCGGCAGATCGGCTGGGGATACACCTCGACGAGTGACGACGACCCGAGTCGGCTTCCCGCGCAGTTGCAGCAGCTCGACACGAAGGTGATCTCGCCGACCACCCTGAAGTGCCAGGTGGACGCGAACGGCGACGACGCGTGGGGCTACCGCGACCACGACATCTGCACCGACAACCCCGAGGGCGTCCGCGGTCCCTGCGGCGGCGACTCCGGCTCGCCGCTGCTGATCAAGGTGAGGGGCCGCTGGGTCATCACCGGGGTCGACTCCCGCGGCGTCGGCGACGTCTGCGGCGAGACGCCCGACATCTACACGAGCGTCGGCCACTACCACCGCTGGATCGCCGGCGTCATCGGCTGATCCCGTCCCGCGCGAACGCCCGGTCAGGCCATGCCCGACCGGGCGTTCCGTCATATCGGGGGTACGTCGCCTACCGGGACGTGTGTCCGAAACCCGACCGCCACGATGGTGTGGCCTGCGTCACAGTGGTGACCCGACGTCTCAGTAGCTCACCGCTTGAACATCTTTGTGGCCTTTAAGTCAGTATTGCCGTATTTAGCGTTTCGTGTTCCTCTATTTAAGGCAATGTCTGATTGCGGACCACCGCTGGCCGTTTCCGCGCCGCCGTCCGCCCGCCCGCCGTCGAGCCGCCCATCGAAACCGCCCAGCCACCGAGCCGCCAGCCACCGAGCCGCCAGCCATCGAGCCGCCCACGCCACGCAGCGACAGCGGAGGTCCGGATGCGCAAGGAGACGCTGGAGAGCTTCGTCCTCGGGGACGTCCTCCGGTCACAGGCGCAGGTTCACCGAAGACAGACGTTCCTCAGATTCCGCGACGGAGAGATCAGCTACGGCGAGGTGGACACCGCCGCCGACCGGCTGGCCCGCGCGTTCTCCGCCGCCGGCATCGCCCGCGGCGACCACGTCGGCGTGATGTTGCCCAACTGCGCCGACTTCGTCCATGTCATCTTCGCGCTGGCGCGGCTGGGCGCGGTCGCCGTGCCGATCAACATCGCCTACCGGGGCGAACTGCTCCGGCACGTCCTGGACAGCTCCGACTCCCGCTGGCTGGTCGTCGACGGCCCGTACGCCGAGCGGCTCGTCGAGATCGCCGACCGCCTGCCCACCCTGGAACGGGTCGTCGTGCGGGACGCCGCCGCGGCCGGGGTGCTGCTCGACCGGCTCGGCAAGCCCGCCCGGGAGATGTCCGCGCTCCCGGCCGACGGGTCCGGGCCGGTGGACGCCGGGGTCGGCTTCGCCGACATGCAGGCGATCATGTACACGTCCGGTACGACCGGGCCTTCCAAGGGCGCGATGGTCCCGCACGCGCTCGCGCTGACCTGCGCCTACGACTCGCTGGACTTCCTGGACCGCTGGGGCAAGACGGTCTACTGCCCGCTGCCGCTGTTCCACGCCGCCGCGCTCTGGGACGGCATGCTCTCGGCCCTGCTCGGCGGCGGCTCCATCGCGATCGTCGAACGGTTCAGCGCGTCGAGGTTCTGGGACGACGTGCGCCGCTTCGACGCGCAGGTGTGCATGAGCGTGTTCTCGATGATCCCCATCCTGCTGAACCGCCCGCCGACGTCCCGCGACCGCGACCACCGGCTGGAGACGTTCTACATGGGCAAGTCCAACCTGGACGAGCCGCTGCGGGAGCGGTTCGGCGTCCGGTCGGTGGAGACCTACACCAGCACCGAGGCGGGCATCGCGACCGGCAGCCCGTACGGGGAGTGGCGGCTCGGCTCGTGCGGGCAGGCGCACGAGGAGCGGTTCCAGGTGGCCGTCGTGGACGAGTGCGACCGCGAGGTCGGGCCGGGGGAGCCGGGCGAGCTGGTGCTGCGGCCGAAGCAGCCGTTCGTCCTCACCACCGGCTACTACGGCAACTGGGAGGCCACGACCCGCTGCTTCCGCAACATGTGGTTCCACACCGGAGATCGGGTGTGGCGCGACGACGACGGGTATTTCTACTTCCTCGACCGGATGAAGGACGCGATCCGCAGGCGGGGGGAGAACATCTCGGCGTTCGACCTGGAGACCGAGATCAACCGGCATCCGGCGGTACTGGAGTGCGCCGCGATCGGCGTGCCCTCGGAACTGGAGGACGAGGACATCAAGGTGTCGGTCGTGGTGCAACCGGACACCGGGCTCGACCCGGAGGAGCTGGTGGCCTACTGCGAGGAGCGGCTGCCGCGCTCGATGGTGCCGCGCTACGTCGAGTTCATCGACGCGCTGCCGCGCACCCCGACGGACAAGGTCGCCAAGTACCGGCTGCGCGCGCAGGGCGACGGCGGGATCACCCCGACCACCTGGGACCGGGAGGCGAGCAGCCCGTGAACTGGGACGACACACCGGAGCAGGCCGCCTTCCGCGAGGAGGTCCGGGCCTTCGTCAAGGAGCGGTTCCCCGCGTCCTACCGTCCGGCGGGGGACGAGGAGCAGAGCCTCGAACCCGAGGACGTCGCCGGCTACAACTGGCCGGTCGACCGGGTCGCGGACGACCCCGAGCGACGTGAGGGCGCGCGGGCGTGGGCGGCGGCGCTGGCCGAGCGCGGCTGGATCGCGCCGCACTGGCCGCGGGAGTACGGCGGCGCGGGCCTGTCCGCGCTGGAGGAGTTCGTCCTGCACGAGGAGATGATGCGGGCCCGGGTGCCGACCGTGAACGGCATCGGCGCGTTCCTCCTCGGCCCGACCCTGCTGGTCCACGGCACCGACGAGCAGAAGGCCGTCCACCTGCCGCCGATCGCGGCGGGCGAGGCGACGTGGGCGCAGGGCTTCTCCGAGCCGGAGTCCGGCTCCGACCTGGCCTCGCTGCGCACCCGCGCCGTCCGGGACGGGGACGAGTACGTCGTGGACGGCCAGAAGGTGTGGACGTCCCTCGGCCAGTACGCCGACTGGCTGTTCGTGCTCGTCCGCACCGACCCGTCCGCCGAGCGTCCCCATCGCGGCATCACGTTCCTGCTCGTCGAGGCGGACGCGCCCGGGGTGACGATCCGCCCCATCACCGACATCCGCGGCACCGCTCCGTTCTGCGAGATCTTCTTCGAGGGCGTCCGGGTGCCGGTGGCGAACCGCGTCGGCGAGGAGAACCGCGGCTGGTACGTGGCGATGTCCGCGCTCGGCTTCGAGCGGGCCGGGATCGGCGCCACCATCAAGTACGAGCAGGCCCTCGCCGAGCTGGTGGCCCATCTCAGGTCGCCGGAGGGGGAGCG is a genomic window of Actinomadura citrea containing:
- a CDS encoding oxygenase MpaB family protein; the protein is MTATVEETPPKVVLDSISGAALAAAASNVVMQLSRLPIGHGVAESTVDSGRVDKHPVKRARTTLSYIAVAMLGTEAEREAMRREVNRAHRHVRAKEPVAYNAFDRELQLWVAACLYVGIEMIYTMLYGKPSPDQAADLYRHGARFGTTLQVTPDLWPPDRAAFETYWQAGLAKIEMDDVTRGYLRDLAEMRFLPAPVHWTLGRFHRFLTLGFLPQPFRDELGFPWTARDQARFDRFVRVLAASNRALPRPAREFPFNLYLRDVRRRIRNGRPIV
- a CDS encoding GlxA family transcriptional regulator, with the translated sequence MHKLAVAVTEGVPIFELAIPCEVFGYERPGLADSWYDFRLCAAPGTRTTAGFAPQAEHGFDALAAADTVVVPACASVVDEQPPDLVDAVRAAHDNGARIVSLCTGAFVLAAAGLLDGRPATTHWMHAGQLAARHPEVLVDASVLYIDDGDVLTSAGTAAGLDLCLHVVRNDHGAAVASALAKRLVMPAHRPGGQAQYIDAAVPLTDADELGPLLDWARERLHEPLTVAALARRANVTTRTLIRRFHAATGTTPMAWLRGIRVDYARELLETTSLPVDQIAERSGLGSPANLRHHFTRVVGVPPTAYRRTFAPAP
- a CDS encoding S1 family peptidase, which codes for MRTRDRKTTGTWRRLAGAVVLAGGTVLASGAVAGLGAAAHADEPPPTPKIIGGTPADQAYPFMASLEYERNGNPDSHRCGGGLIDGEWVVTAAHCVTQAGQNGAPYSVMDPGLFHVRVGSNDRTQGGTVAKLKGIVVHPGYQYLDDRSEGKDIALLHLDTAVPQTPVRQATTIPAPGTPVRQIGWGYTSTSDDDPSRLPAQLQQLDTKVISPTTLKCQVDANGDDAWGYRDHDICTDNPEGVRGPCGGDSGSPLLIKVRGRWVITGVDSRGVGDVCGETPDIYTSVGHYHRWIAGVIG
- a CDS encoding bifunctional metallophosphatase/5'-nucleotidase, which encodes MQNPKAPEPRWCSCRVPDVSRRQVLGGLTAASALAVAGWPGPAQAAPRGRSVTITVMGTSDLHSHAVDWDYYKDAEYTDSGGNVVGLARISSLVNQVRADRGRDRTLLFDAGDTIQGTPLGFYYASVEPITKTGGIHPMARQMNAVGYDAVALGNHEFNYGIPFLDRWIEQMDAPVLAANAVHAGTRRPAYLPYMIKTMRVRGLPPIRVGLLGLTNPGVAIWDKANVSGKLDFLDLVETARRWVPVIRAKGADVVVVSAHSGDSGTSSYGDALPVENAAALVAEQVPGIDAILFGHAHLEIPERFVTNKATGRTVVMSEPKCWGQRLSVFDLTLVHERGRWKVTGKSATTVNSNTVEEDPALVTLVKKQHDAVVAYVNKEVASSTEEMSAAESCWKDTAILDYVHQVQTAKVKEAVAGTENASLPVVSIAAPFSRAATFPAGKVTIRDIAGLYIYDNTLLASILTGSQIKAYLEYSAQYFKPVDPGAPVDPASWTNANNRPDYNYDQFSGVTYNVDIAEPEGSRITDLAYDGTPVAGDQKFVVAVNNYRQSGGGGFPHIATAPVVYNAQVAIREAIVEYASAAGTIDPATFHVENWKLVRNGTPVF
- a CDS encoding BCCT family transporter gives rise to the protein MERSKPEPGERDEYPGTEPVSLVKHGRPHTDWIVYGVAAVLSASFVVWGGADTGGLSSAADTMLGWLLTNLGWLFVLAATGFVIFSLWLAFSRYGRIPLGREEDEPEFHTVSWVAMMFSAGMGIGLMFFGVAEPLTHFVEPPPGTDPAQSEAAIETAMATTMFHWTLHPWSIYAVLGLAIGYSHYRRGRSQLISSAFVPLLGRRRAAGPAGKVIDILALFATLFGSAASLGIGALQIRTGMQEAGWISSLGTTVLVLIIVVLTVCFVVSAVSGVARGIQWLSNINMVLAIVLAVFVFVVGPTVFILELLPTSLGVYIQDFGQMASRSGATGGEPMKTFLSNWTIFYWAWWISWAPFVGMFLARISRGRTIRQFVGGVILVPSAVSVVWFAIFGGTAIDQQRRGLNPFGNGTEEQITFNVLGHLPWLAVTAVVVMVLVAIFFVSGADAASIVMGTLSQRGSTSPSRWVVIFWGAMTGGVAAIMLVIGGDKALNGIQNITFIGALPFAIVLILLCVALAKDVRSDPMMRRQHKGAEVLEDAVIAGVTHHEGDFELQIRPSGREGAKAAEDTGEDTAEDPRP
- a CDS encoding pyridoxal phosphate-dependent decarboxylase family protein, whose protein sequence is MDDFPSGRASFDPPAEGAERVWRQVVDLLREERERIAGRDVSAPVDVGALRDAIGAYDFVRPVAPGTVVDGVAELLRATTVHTTHPRYFGLFNPTPTLMGVVGETLAAAFNPQLAAWSHAPAAAEIEAHLLRFLGGRLGYPPERVAGSFTSGGAEANLTAVLLALTRTWPEYGEKGLRALPGRPVLYASAESHLAWLKIAHATGIGREAVRLVPTGPRLRMEAARLAELVAADRARGDLPFLVVATAGTTGAGAIDPTHDLADLCAAHGLRLHVDAAYGGAAALSDLLRPALDGIERADSITLDAHKWLSVPMGAGALLTTDAEGLAETFRVTTSYMPDEIHGTVDPYTSSQQWSRRFMGLKLFLSLAVAGRAGYAEQLEHDAGLADALRDGLTATGWEIVNDTPLPVVCFADPGDGTWERHDALARAVVGSGRAWISPVRLDGRAALRACVISHRTTIADVEDLVDAVNKART
- a CDS encoding PP2C family protein-serine/threonine phosphatase yields the protein MAEQDVALEHLLAAVEQAPPVESSAVIGRILAEQLDASDVCFMLTDFAGDSLWRLPAEVRFGEGKNDREELSGSLYDQVISSQRLLVTESPGPAGGFDPGWRVVAPVTNRGDAIGVLELTMRERPGERQRMHVAQAAHAMAYIVVANRRFTDLYEWGRRSVPVSLAAEIQHNLLPDALSCEAGQATIAGSLEPAGHIAGDTFDYSLDEHSLYISITDAMGHDVPAAMLATLLVGALRNARRSRAGLAAQARAADRAVTDYGQDATATGQLLSIDLATGRALFVNAGHPWPLRLRDGRVTMIEPHIDPPFGVPNPDGHRVQDFDLAPGDRVVLLTDGMIERTTTALDLPALIADGSGLHPREAVRSMTRALHEVSGGELRDDATVICLDWHGPGSSRRTPLDQ